TTCCGAATATGTTGTTAAACCAACTGGTGATGGTTGGACTTCCGCCTTCAATGGCGATGGTATGATTTACCGTCTCGACTTTGCTGAAGGTAAAGCACGCCTATCAACTCGCTTGGTTAAAACACCCTGTTACTATGCTGATGTTGCAACTCACCATGATTAAGGTTGAATAATAAATCTATATAAAGGTAAACAAAAATATGTTTTTAGAAGATCAAATACCAACTACGTTGATTAGCAGCACGGCAACTGAAATTCTTCCTTCACCACACATACCAAAAGCAATATTGTCAGTAAGTAGAGAAGAACTTAACAAGATTAAGTTGACAGTAAAAAAAAGGGCTGACAGAAGAGGAGGTCAAATTGCCAAATAACCTGCAAGGCCACTTATTCATTATTGCCCCTGCTGGTTCTATCGATTCTCCTTTGATTGTTCCCAATCAAAGTGATAAAATCTCAAATAGTAGCAAATCTGAATTAACAGAGGAGCCTGATAATATTGAATATATAGTTTTACCATCTAAAGACGGTTGTACGTCATTGATTAATGGAAACGGAATGATTTATCGCATAGATTTTAATAATTGTCACGCACATCTATCAAGCAAAATAATCAAAAACTTATCTTATTTTGTTGACAAAATTGCTCATAAAAAATATCCAAATCTTAAGTTTATAAATTGTGGCCTTGTACGTTTATCCTATCAATTAGGAATCTGTGACTTCGCAAATACTGGATTGATATCAGTAAAATTTTCTAAAGAAAACCGTGAACGTCTTCTGGTAACCTGGGATGCAGGAAGACCTTATGAAATCGATCCCTATTCGCTAAAAATTATAGCACCTATAGGTTTAAATAAGGACTGGAACGATCTTATTAAACTCCCTTTTACTGTGCCTTTTAGACCAATTATGAGTTCTACTCATCCTTGTTTTGATTATAAAACTGATGAAATGTTTACAGTTAATATTGTAAAATCTTTAGAGACCTTATTAGGAGAATTAATCGACCTAAAGAGTTTTTTATTTGTCTTATTAAAGAATTTAGTAAAGTTGAATAATAAGAAATATACTCAGAATTTGCCAGCGAATAAATCTATACAAATAGGGATCGCTCTTGTAATAAAAGTATTTTTTTGTTTTACTAAAACTTTTTCAACAATGTTTAATATGTTCAATTTAGGTAGGGAGGATGGTGTTTATCTCGTTCGCTGGAATGGTTTAAACTCTATTCAGAAATGGAAGTTAGTGCTTCCCAATGGCTGTCCGATCAAAATTAAGCAAAGTATCCATCAGATAGGTCTTACTGAAAAGTATGTGATCCTCGTAGATACATCTTTCAAAGTAGCCTTAAAAACTTTTATACCTGCTTTAAAAGATGGATGGTTAAAGGAAATAGGCAAGATTGGTAAAAAGCTAGGTTTAAATAGAAATCATTTAACTCGTCCGCAATTGTCTGATACACACATCTATATTGTTTCCCGTGACCAGTTGAATGATTTGACAGTAGGAGAACCTATTAAAGTAAAGCAAGTTAAGCTTCAGAGAGAAATAGGACACTTCTTGGTAGACTATGATAATCCTCAGGAAAAAATTACTCTCCATGCAGCACTCAATTGTGCTACAGATGTACCTGAATTTATTCATAGTACCGATAGTTCTATTTTTCAGGAGCCTGAAGTTAATCAAAATTTAAGATCTCTAGCTGGTTTCTTTCACAGTTCAATGGATATCAATCGTTTGGCAATGTATGTAATTGATGGAAAAACAGGGAAAAAGCATAAGGAAGAGATAGTGAGCTTAAAAGAATCTCGTGAATATAGTTGATGCGTAGGACTGTATGCGTATCGTGATAATATGCCTACGAAAAAATTTGAAGATATTTATTGGCTTGCATTTGGAGCTTGGAAAGATAATTTAACAGAGTTTATCTACAATATGTACAAACAGTATAAATATCGAGAATTGCCGTTAAATGAAATTCTGGAGATTATAAAACAAGGAGTACCAGCTACTCTATGTCGGCTACATATTGAGCGAAAAAACGAAAATGATAAAACTAATTTAAGTATTGCAGATCATTACAAATTTCCTCCAGGTTACTTTGCTAGTTCAATACAGTTCATACCTACTCCCGATCAAGTGGGTTCCACAGAAGGCTACATAGCTTGTACTATAGTTCATTCCGATAGTTTCCTCTCCTACAAAAATGGTAAATATAACAGCAGTAAAGGCTGGTCTGAGAATAGCGAGATCTGGATTTTCGATGCCAAAGACATAGCACAAGGGCCAAGATACAGACTCAGCCACCCTAAACTTAACTTTGGATTTACCATACACACAACATGGCTTAAAGAAATATCTCCATATCCGGTTAGTGAATATGATGTGCGTGAAGATTTTGATTGGCTGGTTTCTAAAGCTATAAACGAACATTCAGAAGAAATGGGCAACCAGATTCACCAGTTGTTTCAAGAAGCATATAAAGAATTTGAGCAAGACAGGAAAGCTGTTTGAAAGTAAATTGAGCAATTCTAGGTAAAAGCAGATGATTTTAGAGACTTCCTTAAAGAATTATCAAAAAATATTATGAAGAAAAAGATTCTTTTTGGTGTCGAACCATTTCGATTGGGCGACACAACACGCATGATAGAAATCGCCAAGCTCTGTCAGGAAGAATTCAACCTAGCCTTTTACGGTTACGGAGGACAGTTTGTTCATCTGATTGAGGAGGCTGGATTTACTTTTTATAAGCTAAAGCCTTGGCTGACAGAGGAAAAAATTGAACAAGCGATGAAGGTAGAGCGAGGCGAAACTTTTGAAGATCTTTTTACCTTTAATGAGTTAACCGAACGGGTCAAAAACGAAATCGCGTTCTATAAAGAAATTCAACCTACAGCTATAATCTGTCATCATTTACCAAGTCCGCTTATTTCAGCTAGAGCATATAGTGTTCCTTTGGTGTACGTATGTCCATTTGCCTGGACTCGGCCTTTTTTTGAAGCTAATTTAGCCAGTTGGCCTGACATATTTGATACCAGATTGTCATTCTTTCGGTGCTTACCCAAATCGTTTCGAGATTGGTTTACTAATCAATTAGGACTAAGAACTAACATTTTTACTAAACCCTTTGATAATGCTGCCAAGGCTTTTGGAACAAAGCGTTTTAAGAAACTAACAGATCTGTTTGAGGGTGACTATACATTAGTGACGGATATTCCTGATTTGACGGGAGTGGGCAGTCTACCAGATAAATGGTACTATGTTGGCCCCATTTTTGCTAAATTGAAAGTAGAGATTCCAAAAACAATTTTAAACTTGCCAAAAG
The genomic region above belongs to Leptolyngbyaceae cyanobacterium and contains:
- a CDS encoding carotenoid oxygenase family protein → MPNNLQGHLFIIAPAGSIDSPLIVPNQSDKISNSSKSELTEEPDNIEYIVLPSKDGCTSLINGNGMIYRIDFNNCHAHLSSKIIKNLSYFVDKIAHKKYPNLKFINCGLVRLSYQLGICDFANTGLISVKFSKENRERLLVTWDAGRPYEIDPYSLKIIAPIGLNKDWNDLIKLPFTVPFRPIMSSTHPCFDYKTDEMFTVNIVKSLETLLGELIDLKSFLFVLLKNLVKLNNKKYTQNLPANKSIQIGIALVIKVFFCFTKTFSTMFNMFNLGREDGVYLVRWNGLNSIQKWKLVLPNGCPIKIKQSIHQIGLTEKYVILVDTSFKVALKTFIPALKDGWLKEIGKIGKKLGLNRNHLTRPQLSDTHIYIVSRDQLNDLTVGEPIKVKQVKLQREIGHFLVDYDNPQEKITLHAALNCATDVPEFIHSTDSSIFQEPEVNQNLRSLAGFFHSSMDINRLAMYVIDGKTGKKHKEEIVSLKESREYS
- a CDS encoding nucleotide disphospho-sugar-binding domain-containing protein; the protein is MKKKILFGVEPFRLGDTTRMIEIAKLCQEEFNLAFYGYGGQFVHLIEEAGFTFYKLKPWLTEEKIEQAMKVERGETFEDLFTFNELTERVKNEIAFYKEIQPTAIICHHLPSPLISARAYSVPLVYVCPFAWTRPFFEANLASWPDIFDTRLSFFRCLPKSFRDWFTNQLGLRTNIFTKPFDNAAKAFGTKRFKKLTDLFEGDYTLVTDIPDLTGVGSLPDKWYYVGPIFAKLKVEIPKTILNLPKDKPIIYFSMGSSGNRVIIKEILESFSQMPYRVISPMKLRLQEMDVKVPDNVLLVDWIPAHKVNPLADLAVIHGGQGTVQTACVSGTPIVGIGMQPEQEKNIDFIVQKGAGIRLKKNEFTAKSLQNTIEEILANSQARQKAKEIQEILQAWDGPANVAKFISEKFRG